In one window of Mytilus trossulus isolate FHL-02 chromosome 7, PNRI_Mtr1.1.1.hap1, whole genome shotgun sequence DNA:
- the LOC134725890 gene encoding serine/arginine repetitive matrix protein 2-like, producing the protein MFSVGRIFKSCSGGCQLLWSDPNKQAGAYDAVNKDDRGEELDELDLGLLSASDAVLSQPHGGRRSSWSLDMESPIVRNHAPIVKNSSKTSSLERNQSFSGQNSSSIIKSRTPPRDAFTISNSPIVKNKTPPKKSMDKSSTVNKTITPPRNAFEKSTPSVEVTGNDKTDKLVSASTPDLSSKSTEYGPKIHSSKSSKKVKKSNSELALQVVSVV; encoded by the coding sequence ATGTTCAGTGTTGGAcgcattttcaaaagttgtaGTGGCGGATGTCAGTTGCTGTGGAGCGATCCTAATAAACAAGCAGGGGCATATGACGCCGTCAACAAAGACGACAGAGGAGAAGAGCTTGATGAATTAGACTTAGGGCTGCTGTCAGCTTCTGATGCTGTGTTGTCACAGCCACATGGGGGAAGGAGATCCTCATGGTCCCTTGACATGGAATCGCCCATCGTCAGAAACCATGCACCAATAGTCAAAAATTCATCTAAAACCTCATCACTAGAGAGGAATCAATCTTTCTCTGGACAGAATTCCTCGTCTATAATCAAATCGAGAACACCTCCTAGAGATGCATTTACGATTTCAAACTCTCCTATcgtcaaaaataaaacaccGCCAAAAAAATCAATGGATAAAAGTTCTACTGTCAACAAAACAATAACTCCTCCTAGAAATGCCTTTGAAAAGTCGACGCCTTCTGTTGAAGTGACTGGAAATGACAAAACAGACAAATTGGTGAGCGCATCTACTCCAGACTTAAGTTCAAAGTCCACGGAATATGGACCAAAAATTCACTCATCAAAATCATCAAAGAAGgtcaaaaaatcaaattctgaGCTTGCACTGCAGGTTGTTTCCGTTGTGTAA